One region of Culex pipiens pallens isolate TS chromosome 2, TS_CPP_V2, whole genome shotgun sequence genomic DNA includes:
- the LOC128092652 gene encoding uncharacterized protein LOC128092652 gives MSRRSTVTRLRNLMTSFNGIYAFMESYDASKQAGELVMRLEKLEPLWDKIDDAITEAELADSEEGTGEEERGEDKGEEKSESGEKKGSKPERYANIRSAFQNKYFTVKAFLQSKIRELPDQAQALPMVSQSAHTTPSTQHVKLPTISLPRFSGNYEDWLPFRDLFVSLIHSSELPNIEKFHYLRNQLDGPAKTEIANVKFTADHYTVAWELLEKRFGNTKHMKKLEIKSLFDLPTLRKESVAELRELVEGFDKTVRVLDQVVEYAKYRDLLLVHLLCSRLDDKTLRSWEEHVSTKTEETFQDLIDFLRRHICVLESLPTKHQESHQSKPRKAFATKVSNQNTVHSNPNFGCLACSDSHPLFKCPSFARMSVSEREKIVNQNALCRNCFRKGHIARNCTSRFSCQRCKERHHTLVCYKPEGKPNLCPAIPARPTKEEAGTAATAESSSAAVAETRTANTSSAATVGKVLLATAVLLLVDDAGQEFPARALLDSGSECNIVSTKLAQRMHVSRNKANVQISGVGQVPTKTSQKVRATVKSRLSKYCEVMEFYVLAKVTEDLPTSPVEPTSWTVPEGVQLADPEFFRTNPIDVLLGGEFFFNFFPSKQRISLGAGLPSLVESVFGWIVTGRCGWNRGEAPIVCQHSTVTETLEEIMTKFWECEDGGFTSDYSVEESTCEDHYVRTVKRGGDGRYTVGMPKSADLHIKLGESKSAADRRLLFLERRLARDDDLKKEYHAFMKDYLDRNHMCKIIEDPTSTATTYYLPHHPVIRSSSTTTRVRVVFDASSKTSTGTSLNDVLLNGPVIQDDLRTIISRSRLFPILLVADVEKMFRQIRMDAEDLPLQRIRWRFSEDDPIDTYELLTVTYGTKPAPFLATRTLKQLSVDDATKYPLAAERIARDVYMDDVITGAYHPAEAKQIREQLDTMTLGAGFPLRKWVSNCEEALEGVSEDNLALPREKGIDFDEERTVKTLGLVWEPKTDTFRFKIESTLIPPNELTKAKILSIIAKIFDPLGLVGPVVAKAKIFMQGIWELKNAKGKPWDWNDPLPKSMLDEWMQFYEQLHYLNNLRIPRFAMIPNPVHIQLHFCSDASEKALGANLYIRSEDKEGRVKVSFFTSKSRVAPLKRQPIPRLELNGFWLAADMYRKFKECTTFRFETFFWTDSRTVLQWLAKPPRTWNAYVANRVSFIQHVTQGCHLFHVPGVMNPADQLSRGLDPKEFIDGDWDPLWMYETSSWPAQATPEEETEDCAKERRKHVESAAAVSAKSFNESYFAKFNEYWKLIRTTAYWRRYLRNRRLPEAERTLSVPLTTKELREAEWCLARLVQQEAFSRELQDLSKGKPVHNTSKLRWFNPQLSKEGVIRVGGRLGNSDRNENFKHPIIIPGNHHFSKLLADCLHLRLFHAGTQLMLATMRQKFWPLRGRDLCRQTTHQCKDCFKAKPQLLQQFMGQLPTPRTIAARPFTNTGVDYFGPVYIRQGYRRGPVKAYVAVFVCFGTKAVHLELVSDLSTAKFLQALRRFVARRGKPADMYSDNGTNFVGAKNDLKDLLHNLRHEKHHEQIQHECSQEGINWHFIPPGAPHFGGLWEAAVKSAKKHLLRVVGQSSISHEDYITLLAQVEACLNSRPLTPLTEDPTDLEPLTPAHFLIGTSLEAVPDKDYSEIPNNRLTHWQSIQQQLQHFWRRWHTEYLQQLQARVKNWQPAIEIRPGRLVIVVDENQPSMKWKMARIHEIHPGADGVVRVVTLRTATGYLKRPVTKICLLPIPAESIEEEKAETAEIGRIPKPSDKRLKSCQERPPEYSIPSRFRPSTLRTASHRSGRVKAPESGAHPNNQPERRRRRDANLETLKFMFQQSGAATGNGSNILHSDDGRRLPCAAAAAAFEGLSSQYSQQQQHQDCCS, from the exons ATGTCTCGTCGCTCAACCGTGACCCGCCTGCGCAACCTGATGACGTCGTTCAACGGGATCTACGCTTTCATGGAGAGCTACGACGCAAGCAAGCAGGCCGGCGAGCTGGTTATGCGGCTGGAGAAGCTCGAGCCGCTGTGGGACAAAATCGACGATGCCATCACGGAGGCGGAGCTAGCGGACAGTGAGGAGGGGACCGGCGAGGAGGAGAGAGGTGAGGATAAgggtgaggaaaaaagtgagaGTGGTGAGAAAAAGGGGTCCAAACCGGAGAGGTACGCCAACATTCGGAGTGccttccaaaataaatattttacggTCAAAGCATTCCTGCAGTCTAAAATTCGGGAGCTTCCCGATCAAGCCCAAGCCCTGCCCATGGTTTCGCAGTCCGCCCACACCACCCCTTCTACCCAACACGTTAAATTGCCTACTATCAGTCTGCCAAGGTTCTCTGGGAACTATGAGGATTGGTTGCCTTTTCGAGATCTCTTCGTGTCGCTGATTCACTCGTCGGAATTgccaaatattgaaaagtttcaCTATCTGCGGAATCAACTTGACGGTCCTGCCAAAACGGAGATCGCGAATGTGAAATTTACTGCAGACCACTACACTGTGGCGTGGGAGTTACTGGAAAAGCGGTTCGGTAACACCAAGCACATGAAGAAGCTGGAAATCAAGAGTTTGTTTGACCTGCCAACTTTGCGGAAGGAGTCGGTTGCTGAGCTACGCGAACTGGTGGAAGGATTCGACAAAACCGTTCGAGTTCTGGATCAAGTTGTGGAGTACGCCAAGTACAGGGATCTTCTTCTTGTTCATCTGCTGTGCTCTCGTTTGGACGACAAAACGCTGCGCAGCTGGGAGGAGCACGTGTCCACGAAGACGGAAGAGACTTTCCAGGATCTGATCGACTTCCTGCGTCGGCACATCTGTGTTCTGGAATCTCTGCCTACCAAACACCAAGAGTCCCACCAGTCCAAACCCCGTAAAGCTTTCGCCACCAAGGTCTCCAACCAAAACACGGTCCATTCCAACCCCAACTTCGGCTGTTTGGCATGTTCTGACTCACACCCCCTCTTCAAATGTCCATCGTTTGCGAGGATGTCAGTCAGCGAGAGGGAGAAGATCGTCAATCAGAACGCGCTGTGCAGAAACTGTTTCCGGAAGGGCCACATCGCTAGGAATTGTACTTCCAGGTTTTCGTGTCAGCGATGTAAGGAACGCCACCATACGCTGGTCTGCTACAAACCGGAAGGAAAACCCAACCTATGTCCAGCCATCCCAGCAAGGCCAACCAAGGAGGAGGCAGGAACGGCGGCGACCGCTGAGTCGTCCTCTGCTGCTGTCGCGGAGACACGTACGGCGAACACCAGTTCTGCAGCTACGGTCGGAAAGGTGCTTTTGGCAACCGCAGTACTTTTGCTCGTCGACGATGCTGGACAGGAGTTTCCAGCAAGGGCACTTTTGGACTCTGGGTCAGAGTGCAATATCGTCTCCACCAAACTCGCTCAACGGATGCACGTGTCCCGGAACAAGGCAAACGTGCAGATTTCCGGTGTTGGTCAAGTTCCTACGAAAACTTCGCAGAAGGTTCGAGCCACGGTCAAGTCCAGATTGTCGAAGTACTGCGAGGTCATGGAGTTTTACGTTTTGGCCAAGGTGACTGAAGATCTACCAACCTCCCCGGTGGAACCAACAAGCTGGACTGTTCCCGAAGGTGTCCAACTGGCGGACCCTGAATTCTTCAGAACCAACCCTATTGATGTTTTGCTCGGCGGAGAGTTCTTCTTTAACTTCTTCCCATCCAAACAGAGGATCTCGCTTGGAGCAGGACTACCATCCCTGGTCGAATCGGTGTTCGGCTGGATCGTGACTGGCAGGTGCGGCTGGAACCGTGGAGAAGCACCGATCGTATGCCAGCACTCAACCGTAACGGAAACCTTGGAGGAGATTATGACCAAATTCTGGGAATGCGAGGACGGAGGATTTACTTCCGATTATTCCGTGGAGGAGAGCACGTGCGAGGACCACTACGTGCGCACCGTCAAGCGAGGTGGAGATGGTCGGTACACCGTTGGAATGCCAAAGTCTGCTGATTTGCACATCAAGCTAGGAGAATCGAAAAGCGCTGCTGATCGTCGTCTTCTTTTCCTGGAGAGAAGGTTGGCTCGCGACGATGACCTGAAGAAGGAGTACCATGCGTTCATGAAGGATTACTTGGACAGGAACCACATGTGCAAGATCATCGAAGACCCGACAAGCACCGCGACCACCTACTACCTCCCACACCACCCCGTCATCCGAAGTTCCAGCACAACAACGCGCGTCCGCGTCGTGTTTGATGCGTCAAGCAAAACCTCCACTGGGACATCCCTAAACGACGTTCTGCTGAACGGCCCAGTCATCCAGGACGACCTGCGCACCATCATCTCCCGAAGCCGCCTGTTTCCAATCCTTCTCGTCGCAGACGTGGAGAAAATGTTTCGGCAGATTCGGATGGACGCCGAGGACCTACCGCTGCAGAGAATTCGCTGGCGCTTCTCGGAGGACGATCCCATCGACACGTACGAGCTGCTAACCGTGACGTACGGCACCAAACCGGCGCCGTTCCTGGCCACCCGAACCCTGAAGCAGCTGTCCGTCGATGATGCAACCAAGTACCCACTGGCTGCCGAGAGGATCGCGAGAGATGTTTACATGGACGATGTAATCACTGGTGCATACCACCCTGCCGAAGCGAAACAAATTCGTGAGCAACTGGACACGATGACGCTGGGAGCAGGTTTTCCGCTTCGCAAGTGGGTCTCCAACTGTGAGGAAGCGCTCGAGGGTGTGAGTGAGGACAACTTGGCACTACCGAGAGAGAAGGGGATCGATTTCGACGAAGAGAGGACCGTGAAGACTCTTGGGTTGGTCTGGGAGCCGAAAACTGACACGTTCCGGTTCAAGATTGAGTCGACGCTGATTCCACCGAACGAGCTGACCAAGGCCAAAATACTCTCTATCATTGCCAAAATTTTCGATCCTTTGGGGCTTGTTGGACCGGTGGTGGCTAAGGCAAAGATCTTTATGCAGGGAATCTGGGAGCTAAAGAACGCGAAGGGCAAACCCTGGGACTGGAACGATCCTCTGCCGAAGTCGATGCTGGACGAGTGGATGCAGTTCTACGAGCAGCTGCACTACCTGAACAACCTGCGGATTCCAAGATTCGCTATGATTCCCAATCCAGTCCACATTCAACTCCACTTTTGTAGCGATGCTTCCGAGAAGGCACTGGGGGCGAATCTGTACATCCGTTCTGAGGACAAGGAGGGGAGAGTCAAGGTGTCTTTCTTCACGTCCAAATCCCGGGTCGCTCCTCTCAAGCGACAACCCATTCCCCGGCTCGAGCTGAACGGATTTTGGCTAGCCGCAGACATGTACCGGAAGTTCAAGGAGTGCACAACCTTCCGCTTCGAAACCTTCTTCTGGACGGATTCCAGAACGGTCCTTCAGTGGCTTGCGAAACCCCCAAGAACGTGGAATGCCTACGTGGCCAACCGTGTCTCCTTTATCCAGCATGTTACCCAAGGTTGTCACTTGTTTCACGTACCCGGAGTCATGAACCCAGCTGACCAGCTGTCCAGAGGACTGGACCCCAAGGAGTTCATTGACGGAGATTGGGACCCGTTGTGGATGTACGAGACGAGTTCCTGGCCTGCCCAAGCAACACCCGAAGAGGAGACCGAAGATTGCGCCAAGGAGAGGAGAAAGCACGTCGAATCAGCTGCTGCAGTTTCTGCCAAGTCATTCAACGAATCGTATTTTGCGAAGTTCAACGAATACTGGAAGCTGATCCGCACGACCGCCTACTGGAGACGGTACCTGCGCAATCGTCGTTTACCGGAAGCCGAGCGTACCCTGTCAGTCCCGCTAACCACCAAGGAACTACGAGAAGCGGAATGGTGTCTCGCACGGCTGGTCCAGCAAGAAGCTTTCAGCAGGGAACTCCAGGACCTGTCCAAAGGCAAACCTGTCCACAACACCTCGAAGCTACGGTGGTTCAACCCGCAACTCTCCAAGGAAGGTGTCATCCGCGTGGGAGGACGGTTGGGCAACTCCGACCGAAACGAGAACTTCAAGCACCCGATTATCATCCCAGGAAACCACCACTTCTCCAAACTTCTGGCCGACTGCCTGCATCTACGACTGTTTCACGCCGGAACCCAGCTGATGCTAGCGACGATGCGACAGAAGTTTTGGCCGCTGAGAGGACGAGACCTGTGTCGGCAGACCACACACCAGTGCAAGGACTGTTTCAAGGCGAAACCTCAACTTCTACAGCAATTTATGGGACAACTACCAACTCCAAGAACGATCGCCGCTCGACCATTCACCAATACAGGCGTAGACTACTTTGGGCCAGTCTACATTAGGCAAGGGTATAGAAGGGGGCCGGTTAAGGCTTACGTAGCTGTGTTCGTTTGCTTTGGAACTAAAGCGGTCCATTTGGAGCTGGTTTCGGACCTGTCCACCGCCAAGTTCCTCCAAGCACTGCGTCGGTTTGTGGCTCGTCGGGGAAAGCCAGCCGACATGTATTCCGACAATGGCACAAACTTTGTCGGTGCGAAAAACGACCTCAAAGACCTTCTGCACAACCTCAGGCACGAGAAACACCACGAACAAATCCAGCACGAATGTTCCCAGGAGGGTATAAATTGGCACTTTATTCCTCCTGGCGCTCCCCACTTTGGCGGATTGTGGGAAGCCGCTGTTAAGTCCGCCAAAAAACACCTCCTCCGCGTTGTTGGCCAATCCTCCATCTCACACGAGGACTACATAACCCTCCTCGCCCAGGTAGAGGCTTGCCTCAACTCAAGACCCCTCACGCCCCTCACTGAAGATCCCACCGACCTCGAACCGCTAACCCCCGCTCACTTCCTGATCGGGACATCCCTAGAAGCAGTTCCGGACAAGGACTACTCCGAGATCCCGAACAACCGCCTCACGCACTGGCAGAGCATCCAACAGCAGCTTCAACATTTCTGGCGTCGATGGCATACGGAGTACCTGCAACAACTACAAGCTCGTGTTAAGAACTGGCAGCCTGCGATAGAAATTCGCCCTGGACGTCTTGTCATCGTGGTCGACGAGAACCAGCCGTCGATGAAGTGGAAGATGGCACGAATACACGAGATTCATCCCGGCGCTGATGGTGTGGTCCGCGTAGTTACGCTTCGGACTGCTACTGGATACCTGAAGAGACCAGTTACGAAGATTTGCCTGTTACCAATACCAGCAGAATCGATCGAGGAAGAAAAGGCAGAGACTGCTGAAATCGG ACGGATTCCAAAGCCATCCGACAAGCGCCTGAAGTCGTGCCAGGAACGACCGCCGGAGTACTCCATCCCGTCCCGGTTCCGGCCGTCAACCTTAAGGACCGCCAGCCACAGGAGTGGCCGCGTAAAAGCCCCGGAGTCCGGAGCACATCCCAACAACCAACCAG